One Papaver somniferum cultivar HN1 chromosome 10, ASM357369v1, whole genome shotgun sequence genomic window carries:
- the LOC113318763 gene encoding histidine-containing phosphotransfer protein 1-like isoform X2: MDVGQMQRSLIDYTAALFREGFLDDQFTQLQQLQDESNPEFVFEVVSLFFEDTEKLLNELAIALSQQCADFKKIDAHVHQLKGSSSSIGANRVKNVCVAFRNSCEEKNTDGCLRCLQQIKHEYSLVKNKLENLFRMEQQIVAAGGSIPMME, encoded by the exons atGGACGTGGGTCAAATGCAAAGAAGTCTAATTGATTACACTGCTGCTCTATTTCGAGAA GGATTTCTGGATGATCAGTTTACTCAGCTGCAACAACTACAAGATGAGAGTAACCCAGAGTTTGTGTTTGAAGTTGTTTCTCTTTTCTTTGAGGATACTGAGAAACTTCTCAATGAATTAGCCATAGCTCT GAGTCAACAGTGTGCCGATTTCAAAAAGATTGATGCCCATGTTCATCAACTTAAGGGCAGCAGTTCTAG CATAGGTGCAAATAGAGTTAAAAATGTCTGCGTCGCGTTCCGAAATAGCTGCGAGGAAAAGAATACTGATGG GTGTTTGAGATGTCTGCAACAAATAAAACATGAGTATTCTCTTGTGAAGAACAAGCTTGAAAATCTATTCAGG ATGGAGCAACAGATTGTAGCAGCTGGTGGTTCGATTCCGATGATGGAGTAA
- the LOC113318763 gene encoding histidine-containing phosphotransfer protein 1-like isoform X1, whose product MDVGQMQRSLIDYTAALFREGFLDDQFTQLQQLQDESNPEFVFEVVSLFFEDTEKLLNELAIALGLFGYRSQQCADFKKIDAHVHQLKGSSSSIGANRVKNVCVAFRNSCEEKNTDGCLRCLQQIKHEYSLVKNKLENLFRMEQQIVAAGGSIPMME is encoded by the exons atGGACGTGGGTCAAATGCAAAGAAGTCTAATTGATTACACTGCTGCTCTATTTCGAGAA GGATTTCTGGATGATCAGTTTACTCAGCTGCAACAACTACAAGATGAGAGTAACCCAGAGTTTGTGTTTGAAGTTGTTTCTCTTTTCTTTGAGGATACTGAGAAACTTCTCAATGAATTAGCCATAGCTCT gggtttatttggtTACAGGAGTCAACAGTGTGCCGATTTCAAAAAGATTGATGCCCATGTTCATCAACTTAAGGGCAGCAGTTCTAG CATAGGTGCAAATAGAGTTAAAAATGTCTGCGTCGCGTTCCGAAATAGCTGCGAGGAAAAGAATACTGATGG GTGTTTGAGATGTCTGCAACAAATAAAACATGAGTATTCTCTTGTGAAGAACAAGCTTGAAAATCTATTCAGG ATGGAGCAACAGATTGTAGCAGCTGGTGGTTCGATTCCGATGATGGAGTAA